In Candidatus Desulfatibia profunda, the genomic window TCTGCGCATAGTGAAAATTTTTTTCGACGTTGGCTTTCCGATCGGCATCGCCAACAGCATGAGCGATAAACTTCGTTCCGAATATTTTTCCAAAGATTTTCATCTCCGGCGACATAGTAGCATCCGGTCCGCTTCCTTGGGCAACAATGACACTGGTGTTGTCGATAATACAGCGTTCACATGCACCGTCCATATAGATGAACGCTTCGGAGAGAAAAACTTTGGCCTCAAATCGCGTAAACCGCGGATAGTACTGGATGAACAATTTTCTGCAGTAGCCCAGAGTCAAAGACGCACACTGGGCGGTGATTTTTTTGCCACCAAGCATCAACCGATGCGGTGATGTGTCGTGCTGGGCTTCCTTGCCAGGCCCAAACCGGTATTGGCCGACACGACCTTTTTTCTTTTCCTCGCGCAACTCCAGTTCTCTGACCAACCGCGTCAGGCTGCTGTAGGGAATGTCAACACCGTATTTTTCGTTTAAAAATTCCTGTATCCGCACGGCATTACCTTTACAAAAATAAAAATGTTCCCGGACCAGGGGCAGGAACTTTTCATATCGGCTTGTCCGATGACTTTGGGGCTTGCCTTTAATCACCCGACGCACGGTATTACGAGAGATGCTAAGCAGCCGGCTGATCTGACGAATGCCGACTCGGGCTTTGTGCAACGCTAAAATCGTCTCTTTGTCCTGAAGCGATATCATCCATACGCCTTTCTATGTGCATTTTAAGTTTATTCCACATCTGATCGGTTTCATTAAAGGCCGTCAATAAGCTACGCTGATCCAGGTTGCTTTGCCCAGCATAGATCACATTGTCTGCGGCCCTGATCAGTCTTTGGATCATATGACAAATCGTAGAAAGCTCCTTGCGCCATTGTCCTTCAGGACCTTGGGCAAGCTGTCGGCCGTCACGCAAATCTTTGCCGGCCTCCGTGGCTTTGACAAAAAGAAACGGGGCATCGATCATGTTCTCACGCACCTTGCGGTTAGATCGCTGGTAGTGTTTGAAAAAGATAAAAAGCTGCCGGGTGGAAAAAGGATGTTTCATCAAACTGGCGGCCAGTTTGGTGGCATGATCGGTGTTGGCGCGCGCCATCGGTGTTAATACCCGAGTTGCGGCCCAACTTGAGATATTGCCCCGCTGTACGGATTTGATCACCTGTTCAGGAAGCATCTCCAATAATGCCAAGCGTCGCGATACCCAGCTTTGATCCTTACCCAAAAGACGGGCGATTTTTCGCTGGGACAATTCATGCCGCCGGTGAAGTTCCTGTATCAAGCCGGCTTGTTC contains:
- a CDS encoding IS21 family transposase, whose translation is MISLQDKETILALHKARVGIRQISRLLSISRNTVRRVIKGKPQSHRTSRYEKFLPLVREHFYFCKGNAVRIQEFLNEKYGVDIPYSSLTRLVRELELREEKKKGRVGQYRFGPGKEAQHDTSPHRLMLGGKKITAQCASLTLGYCRKLFIQYYPRFTRFEAKVFLSEAFIYMDGACERCIIDNTSVIVAQGSGPDATMSPEMKIFGKIFGTKFIAHAVGDADRKANVEKNFHYAQNNFLAGRTFVDWSDLNRQARKWCNTVANKKPKRSLGRTAPDEVYIIEKPHLKPLPTHIAPVYKTLQRSVDMSGYVTVDTNRYSVPEKLCGQHVEVLKSWHKITIYHKHQKVADHQRLIDKKDGKITLPGHHLPLYNKKNRKVACQQEKALLGRSDTLDRYVAGIKKSCYGSGRRKLKKLLELQRTYPVDAFEKAVEKALHYGLYDLLRVENLILSFVAGDFFNLKVDD
- a CDS encoding ParB N-terminal domain-containing protein translates to MEDSIRIKHVEIVRLDLSYSHIRVQNHKAVIRMADALENYGQIMPILVTPTEVPRYTLIDGYLRVAAAGHLGKDTLLAHIWNGDEKQALCHVLVKTAERKWDIFEQAGLIQELHRRHELSQRKIARLLGKDQSWVSRRLALLEMLPEQVIKSVQRGNISSWAATRVLTPMARANTDHATKLAASLMKHPFSTRQLFIFFKHYQRSNRKVRENMIDAPFLFVKATEAGKDLRDGRQLAQGPEGQWRKELSTICHMIQRLIRAADNVIYAGQSNLDQRSLLTAFNETDQMWNKLKMHIERRMDDIASGQRDDFSVAQSPSRHSSDQPAA